Genomic DNA from Desulfonema ishimotonii:
CAGCTTATCCACCACGTCTGTATGAAAATAAAGGTCTTCCTTTACTTTGACGATCTGCCCTTCATCAATAAGAATCATCAGCACATCCCTGGCCTGGGCGGGGTCCGTATCCTGCCCCCGGCAGAACTCTCTGAAATACGGCGGAGTCAGGCCGCCCCGGATATAGGCGTCCAGAATCTTTTCTTTGAAATCAGCCTGATCCAGTCCGAGAGAGACTTTGTGGTCCCGGAGCCGGATGCTCTCTTCCTCCTGAACGATCTCCCCGTCGCGGATCAGCCGGTTCAGGGTCAGCGTCAGCAGTTTCGCGCCCACAAAGGCCGGAATCCGGGATTTGATCTCCTCTTTGGGCATTCCCGGTTTCAGGGGATTTTTCCGGTGGTAGCGGTCCAGATGGGCGATGATTTCCCGGCGGAGTTTGTCAAAGCTGCGGGTGTGGATGTAGGTGGCGCTCTCTTTATCGGTCTGGAGAATCTGTCTGCCGGATAAGAGCTTCTGAAGGGCCTGCTGAAGCTTTTTTTCCGGCATGTTGGTCATAATCTTGAGATTGTTCAGGGTTCGCCCCTGATACCCGGATTCATCAAGATGATAGGCGATCATCTCTTCGGGCATCTGTTCCATCAGCCCCCTCAGTCCCTCAATGACATCCGGTTTCAGCCGCTTGTGCTTGGGGGGAATGGGGTTGAGGATATGGCCGCCGCCGATGGTGCGGACCGGCGAACAGCTTCGGATAACAAAACGGTCATCTCTGACAGAGGAAACCGGCGTGTCGAGCCGGATCTGGGCCACCGCGGTTTCACCCGGTCGCAGCTCTTCGGCCTCCAGCAGGATCAGATTGCCCGGAATCTCGCTGGTCCCCGAATGGAAGCGCACCCGTGTCCGGTTTTTGAAGGGCTTTTTGTTGCCCGCCAGAAAATGAAACGACATATCCAGCATATAGCTCGGCCTTAACGCACCCGGATTGGAGAGGACGTCGCCACGGCTGACCCGTGTCCGGTCAAGGCCCTGAAAGTTGACCGCTGTCCGCATACCGGCTTCGGCCCGATCCGTACTCTGCCCGTGGACCTGTACACCCCGGACCTTTGCGGTGATCTCCCCGGGGTAAAGCATGATTGTCTCGCCCACGCTGATGTGGCCGGAGGTGAGGGTACCGGTAATAACCGTGCCGAATCCCTTCATGGAAAAGACACGGTCCACGGGAAGGCGGAGCAGGCTGCCTGCTGACCTGGCGGGAATCTTCCGGCTCAGGTGGTCAAGGGTTCTGATAAATTCGGGGAGGCCTTCTCCGCTCACCGATGAGACCGGAACGATGGGCTGCTCTTCCAGAAATGTCCCCCGGACAAAGGTCCGGATATCGTCTGTCACCAGTTCCAGCCATTCCGCATCCACCATATCGGTTTTGGTCAGGACCACAAGGCCGTGGCGGACGCCCAGAAGGGTGCAGATATCCATATGTTCGCGGGTCTGGGGCATCACACCCTCATCGGCGGCAATGACCATGGCCACGATATCAATTCCGGTGGCCCCGGCAACCATGTTCTTGACAAATTTTTCATGGCCGGGCACATCGACGATGCCGACATGCTGTCCGCCCGGCAGGTCAAGGGATGCAAACCCGAGTTCAATGGTGATGCCCCGTTTCTGCTCCTCCTTTAACCGGTCAGTGTTGACGCCGGTCAGCGCCTTTATCAGGCTTGTTTTGCCGTGGTCGATATGGCCCGCAGTCCCCAGAATGATCTGTTTCGTGGCTGATGTACTGATAACGTCCTCCTTGTCTGCGCCTTATTTGTCGCGCTTTTTACTCCGCCAGTATTCGAGAATATAGGCCAGCGAAATGAGCAGGATGGCAAAGGCCGCCACATAGGCCGGATGAAATTCGGGGTGGAACACGCGGGTCAGGATGACGGAAAAGACCACGCCGAGAATGGCCCGCATCACGAATATGTTAAATTTTGTCACAGTATCGCCCTTTTTTGGGTTCGTCCGCATCTGATGCGGCATGTGATATGCCTGTTGTTCGGACGGAGCCGGGCCGCCCGCAGTTGAACTGTAATAAATATATTAGAAGGACGGACGGGTCAATAATAAGTTTTGGCCTGAAACACCGGGGTTGGCGGGAAATCTTTTTTTATTCTGATGTAAAAAAAAGCTTGAAAGATGCGGACGGATCTGCTATCAAGCTTTTCGTTCAACATGGTGGGTGTAGCTCAGTTGGTAGAGCACCAGGTTGTGGCCCTGGTGGCCGTGGGTTCAAGTCCCATCACTCACCCCATTTTCTGTTTTTGCGCCCGTAGCTCAGCTGGATAGAGCGCCGGACTTCGAATCCGTAGGCCGGGGGTTCGAATCCCTCCGGGCGTACTTGTGAATTCAAGGGTTTACAGCATATTGCCTGTAAAACCCTTTTTTATTTTTGCCGATTTGTTCCTACATAGTGCCTAAAAAATATCAATTTAGTCCGTCCGAATGTGAATTCTGCAAGAAGAATCTCTTAATATCCGCCCAAAGAAAAATAAACTTTTTTGTGTTTTTGAAATATCCTGAATTACGAGTTGCTATAAAAAGATTGAATACTTATGAGATAAAACAGCTTATATCTTTAGGAATGCCATCCTTTTTCATGGAGTCAAAAAATTCTTTTATGGGTCCGGCTCCGGCCTGATCCGGTGCGACCTGCTCAAATCAACATATTGCCGTTTGGCTATCTTTTTTTAAGAGATCCGAAAAAGTAAAGGAAGACTGCTTACTCCCGGCCTTCCCTTTTCATCAGGTTCTATCCGCAAAAAAACGCTGTCTTGCCAGCCGTAACACAATCCCGCCCACAAATCCCACCAAGACCAAAATCAGGAACATGTGAATGCTCCCCTCCTGAATCGAAGATTCAGAAGGGGCTTCTATCAGGTCCGGGCCTGAAGCGTATTCATCCCGATACGCAGAATATTCAGAGCAGCATTGAGATCACGGTTGGCAACAAAACCGCAGGCACACCGGTGAGTACGGACAGCCAGGGATTTTTTCACAATCTCACCGCAGGCGGAACATTTCTGTGATGTGTACTGCGGCGGTACGGCAAGTGTCCGTTTACCGGAATGCCGGGACTTGTATTTCAGAATTTCAAGGAATCTTCCCCACCCCGCATCGGCTATGGATTTATTCAGTCCGGCTTTGGCTGAGGCGTTGTTCGGAAGATATTTTCCGTCCCCATCCTGTTTCGGCTTCGGCCTTCGCATCATGTCGGAGATCCGAAGATCTTCGTAAAAGATCAGGCCGCTTTTTTTCAGAAGATCGTTGGCTGTCTTATGCAGAAAATCCGATCTCTGACACTTTATCCGGTAATGGCACTTCCGAACCGCTTTCAGAATTCTGTGATATTTTTCTGAACGCTTCTCTGACTTTGCCAGCCTTCGCTGCAGCCGCCCTAACTGCTTTTCTTTTTTTCTGAGGAGTCTGGGAATCGGAACATGGGAACCATCAGAGGCATAAAAAAAGTCAGTGAGACCGAGATCAATCCCGAGAGGATCGGGCAGGCCCTGTTCAGGCTCGGCAACGAACGGGAGTTCTGCCGAGAAACAGGCAAACCA
This window encodes:
- the selB gene encoding selenocysteine-specific translation elongation factor translates to MSTSATKQIILGTAGHIDHGKTSLIKALTGVNTDRLKEEQKRGITIELGFASLDLPGGQHVGIVDVPGHEKFVKNMVAGATGIDIVAMVIAADEGVMPQTREHMDICTLLGVRHGLVVLTKTDMVDAEWLELVTDDIRTFVRGTFLEEQPIVPVSSVSGEGLPEFIRTLDHLSRKIPARSAGSLLRLPVDRVFSMKGFGTVITGTLTSGHISVGETIMLYPGEITAKVRGVQVHGQSTDRAEAGMRTAVNFQGLDRTRVSRGDVLSNPGALRPSYMLDMSFHFLAGNKKPFKNRTRVRFHSGTSEIPGNLILLEAEELRPGETAVAQIRLDTPVSSVRDDRFVIRSCSPVRTIGGGHILNPIPPKHKRLKPDVIEGLRGLMEQMPEEMIAYHLDESGYQGRTLNNLKIMTNMPEKKLQQALQKLLSGRQILQTDKESATYIHTRSFDKLRREIIAHLDRYHRKNPLKPGMPKEEIKSRIPAFVGAKLLTLTLNRLIRDGEIVQEEESIRLRDHKVSLGLDQADFKEKILDAYIRGGLTPPYFREFCRGQDTDPAQARDVLMILIDEGQIVKVKEDLYFHTDVVDKLKRAVVDFLRRSEEMSTPQFKEIAGVSRKYLIPLIEYFDSQNITIRVGDVRKLRGG
- a CDS encoding RNA-guided endonuclease InsQ/TnpB family protein: MDFVIRRSYKYRVYPAKAQISNLENQFSMCRHLYNRSLAERTDAYKKDGTAISYNQQQNSLPELKKERPWYRGVYSQVLQDVLRRLDKGYQAFFRRVRTGENPGFPKFRKRGQWNSITYPQYRKRPDSVITVPKIGKVRLVYHRELPDNVKVKTLTITREAGRWFACFSAELPFVAEPEQGLPDPLGIDLGLTDFFYASDGSHVPIPRLLRKKEKQLGRLQRRLAKSEKRSEKYHRILKAVRKCHYRIKCQRSDFLHKTANDLLKKSGLIFYEDLRISDMMRRPKPKQDGDGKYLPNNASAKAGLNKSIADAGWGRFLEILKYKSRHSGKRTLAVPPQYTSQKCSACGEIVKKSLAVRTHRCACGFVANRDLNAALNILRIGMNTLQART